The Festucalex cinctus isolate MCC-2025b chromosome 16, RoL_Fcin_1.0, whole genome shotgun sequence sequence TGCTTCGAAACCAATGCACCACCCAAAGATGCTGCCCCTTTCAAGTTGGCCTCTTgcctctgcttttattttgaaggataTCGAGCCATGCAACAAAAGCATATCGCTGGGCTAGGCAATAACTTGTGTACATATTCTTCACTgtggaacgccttgggatcccgccggaggagctggttgaagtggctggggagagggaagtctgggtttcccttctgaagctgctgcccccgcgacccgaccccggataagcggaagaagatggatggatggacatattcttcatttgatttttctctcttttaatgttttttttctgtgttgctCTCCCCAAATTAAGACGTAAAAAGTAAACAATCActtcaatgtttatttatttttccccagtAGCGGTtgcaatgcttttattttgacaggACTGGGGATAGCTTCCGTCTCCCGTTTGTCAAGCACTTAGAAATAAAGTtacgaaaataaaaacaagtaaacACTGAGCATTTGAGTATTTATATGGAGGCAACGACAGTGTTTGGTCCTTTTTGACAGCAGAGCAACGTGTTATTCTTCCGGACTTTCGCTTCTTCTCCACGGCGTTTCCGGTCATGGCGCACTCTTGTTTATCGGCCACTGTCACCCAAGCTTTATAGCAAAACCACCAAAAAGGAGAGCAGGTACAACATGTATAACGTATACACAGAAATATGTTGGCGAGACAGCAGAAGCGTAGAACAAGTGTCCCTTTCCTCCTCACAGCAGTCTGTTCCTCTTCCGCGCGTACCAGCCCAAGCAGGCGCAGAACCCCACCATGGCGACGACGGTTCCCAGCAGCAGAGCCACCGCGTCGCCGGCATCGAACGCTGCCGCGGGGGGGATCGTATGGAGGAAAGTCAGACAGGTGTACGCCGCCGCAACGCGTGAAAGTTGCTTTTTGGGGGTCATGTTTTGAGCTCTCGAGTTAATTCGCCGTCCGCTTCCGGGTAAGCTTCTGTCAAAGTCATGTGACAGAAGGGTGGGACTTCCGAGAGTGGTCAGCCAATAGCAATGTAGCTTTTCTGTCACAGACATGTACgattataaaatgtattaatattcaTACATGTAATATGGATTATATGTTTATTTACATAATATTGAACTGTGAAAAATAGTAATTCCACCATTTTGTCCATTAACATCACAGATATCTGTAACTCCAATATGAGGTAGCTACAATTTGAGTCTGCCCAGTCATCCAGTTCATCATATCTTTAACTCGCCTCAATTCAACAAGTCACATTTATATATCTTAAGTTATGAAAAGGGAAttgacattgcaaatatatgtaATTGGAATTATGAGCTGCCAAAACAAATACTGTCTCTGTATCTCAAACAGGTTTTAAGATATCTACAATTCTGATATCCACAGTTTATGATCATATAGAGAGACTAGACTAACCTAAACATCATGTTGAAgatttctttaattaatttacaGATATTTCGATGTGTTGTTTTCGACTAGTCACAATTATATTACagataacatgaatgcaaattcCAAATATCCCAAATGTAATTACTAGGCCTGGCTGATTAATCAGCCGATATTATCTCTGTTAAAACCATCAAAGAGCAaccaattatttgtttttttttaaagacaacttgccaaaaaataacaacaacaacaacaacaacaacaacaacaacaacaacaacaacaataataataataataataataataagaataataataataaataaatatatatatatatataatttatttatttttcccttaagttcaacaaaaattaaaggacatagttttttttgggaaaaatagtcaaatgGGCTTCCTGCAATAATTCATGTAGGCTATTTATTGCTCTAAGTgataagggaaaaaaacatttattttattcaatctgtttttttgttgttgtttttttaaacattaattgGTCATTTAATTggttatcagaattttattaTGCTAACTATTGGAATTGGactcaaaatatatattatattggtCAGACCTTTGAACTTCTGACTTTCCAGAAATATGTTATCTACATCATTcgtcaaaaaacacattttaaatgttaaaatcactttttattccaaaatacatCGCAAACCTGCACACATGACGCAGTGTAACGATGTATTCATGCCAGAGGCAGGGAGACGGTGAGTCTTGAAGGTGCACGCTTGACAAGCACGCACGAGTGTCATGATGGCTGATTCTTTCAATGCTAatcaattcattttttaatttggaatttgaaGACGATTCCACACAGTGACTCATCggtgtgtgaagttgttgtgTTGCACATCAGAGTAGTAAACGTCCATCTGGGTGTGTTTACTTCAAGAGCAACTATGTTGTCATTAAATCCCCCACCCCCCTACCTCACCCCCCCAATTTAATGAGGGCGTCTGCTGGGACTGTAACCCTGAGCAGAGCAATAATGTGCAGCTGTTGTCTACCTGCCATTTCATGAGAAGCCGTCAATTACCTTGCATGACAACAATgtctttctatttttaatgattAGCATATGTGGGCATACCTCCATTCATCACAAAATTAATGCACCTGTCTGTGCAAGGCAttcaaaatgtgatggttcagccacttttttggggggcgttCCATTTCATTTGGGCGGTGTCGCTCTCAAAGTGGAGCGTTTCCAAAATTGATGCGCGGCCGTGGAATCGATCTAAACGAGCGTTTACTCAAGGTGATCAAGTTTTCTTCGGATGCGTGCCGATGTGAACCCTGCATCAAATTTAGCTGACAGCAAAGTGCATGGCA is a genomic window containing:
- the LOC144003758 gene encoding small integral membrane protein 30, which codes for MTPKKQLSRVAAAYTCLTFLHTIPPAAAFDAGDAVALLLGTVVAMVGFCACLGWYARKRNRLL